The Liolophura sinensis isolate JHLJ2023 chromosome 8, CUHK_Ljap_v2, whole genome shotgun sequence sequence AGTAACAATACGATAAAAATGTCTTGTTATTCATATCTTATagaagatttaactttaagctgTGAAATTCGAGTAcgatgttttcttttaaaaacaaCGATGTTAACAATGTGCTCTACACAGGTCTTGAGCCCTGAACTCCGAGGACATCAGAGTAGAGAAAGTCCACctcttttcatgtttttctaTGATATGTTTTCCTATTATACATCGGGTCACCGTGCCCACAGTCATAGCGTATAAATTATACAATGCCCTGATCGATCCTCAATTTACATACATCCTAAAATTATTCTAAGCCCGATCAATAGATAATCCCACAATCCAGTGATAGGTATATTTGTACGATGTTACAACTGAATGCACTGTCATGGACAATTCCCAGTGTCCCCCTGTGTCAGCCTGTCGACTTAATATGATTTCTAGCCAACAATGTAACAAATCGCAACTCTTACAGGCCTACTGAATTTCCAGATCGAGACATTTTAAACGACCatggttgtaaaaaaaaaaatagtaattgTTGTTTTGTCTGCTCTAGACCAGGTGGAAAGGtagcagattaattttttaggCTTTGTAAATGCTTCTGTCTAATTGGAATAAAGGAACAAGCGTTATGAAGCTACATCTATTATCACACATTGCACAGTTGCAAACACGATCGTTATTGTAAACGGAGTAAATAATTTCTTCATTTACGTtacatgacaacatatatactttTCAATGTAAAAAACAGAACATAATGTCGATCCATGTACTTCAACGGTTTGTTTTTACCAGACTAGCCTTGTTATGAGAACAATTTAGTAAATGAAATTAGGGGTTACTGTTGAAATAAGGGGTCATTCCTGAAATACTGTGGAATAAAATAAACGGATGTCCTTTTTCTTAAGGTGCATATATGCTGAAGGCAGAAAGGCAGTGTATAAGATTAAAGTCAGACAGAAACATGCACACAGGCAAAAGACTTCAGAAGTGTTTACATTACATTGCACCCAAGTtgtacacaaaacacacataatGAGGTaagaaatacatgcatgaaatgCATGTTAGCATACATGCAAACTGGGTACCAAACATGCTTAAACGAATCACCACAATCACAGATGTTTTGCCCGAGTCAGTGATTTGACTGCATTGGATTGATACGACCTTTCTGACAGGACAAAGTAACTTTGTGCATGTTGATAAATTGCATGTAACTGGTATCTTCTAAATACCAAACGCTCTATATAAGCTTTTTAAGGAAAagtttaattataaaataattttgtccTTGATACAAAAGAACACTTTGCCAGAACTAAAGTTTACAGGAAGCTTTGAAGCTTGAGATACAAGTTTCTCCTTAAGGATGGCTAAACAGTGAGGTCTATTCGTGAACAGCATATTCAGATGTCCTTCAGACATGTTCTAAAAAAGGCGATAAAACAAGTTTAGCTTAACTGGACTCGGGCACACAGCTGGTAGTGTAATGACACGAAGAACACTATAATATGTGTTTTACAAACAAAGCAAATGTTGTCAATCCTCATGCaatttcagttaaattaaaccTAATTATTTAGCAATGTTGTGCGAATTGTGGAAAGATCAGCATTCGGTGAGAAGTAAGATCTGTAcgcttttttttcattggtaACTTCAAGAGTAACGTATGTTCTGTCCCTCTGGTGTTGTACTGACCTTTCTGAGCGATGACGGACGAGATTCTTCAGGGCCTGGCGGAATTGCTTGGCTCTGAGACAGTACAGGTAAAAGTTGGCCGCGTAGTTGATGTACTGGATGAGGCAGCAGATGGCTCGCGCCAGATCCAGCTGAGCGCTAACTTTGTCCGACTTGTTCTCCTGATAGAAGCTGTCTGTGATAAGGTAGACGCTCATAGGCAAAGTGGTgaccagaaaaacaaaactcacAACTAACAACATTTTGGTGGTGGAGCTGACATGGATGGGCGATTCGTTGGGGAATTTCAGACCAGCGCTCATGTCCTTGTGGCGCTTCTTCAGTTTGAGCAGCGAGCGGATGATGAAACAGTTGCAGATAAGCATGGCGAGAAATGGAATAATAGACATGACGGTGAAGTCGATCCATACGAATATATACTCATCAAAGAAGAGGTAGGCCTCTGTCAATGAACCACACTCACCGTCATTGTTGATGCCGTTGGTCCAGAAGAAGTGGGCATTTATACCGACTAGGCACACAAAAACAATTAGCAGGGTGGTGCGAGCTCTCCCTATCGTACACCATTCCCGCGATTTCAGCGGAAAATACACTCCAACAAACCTCTCCACAGAAACACACACTAAAATCCAGGAAGAGAAATCCATAGAAAGATACAGGACAAACAAATGTATCTTACATCCCCAGTGAGAGATATCCCGAATATCCATATCTGACACGGATCGAATCCAATAGCGTAGCAGGCCTGTGTACATGACAAACAAATCTGTGATAGCCAAAACACTGATGTAAAACAGGGTTGTAGATTGGCGTGGCCTTTTACAGCCTAGAACCAAGATTACCAGCACGTTACCTACGAGTCCTAACAAAAGCAAGATGGGTGAAATAATCTGAAACAGCCTCCGAGCTACGAGGGACTCGACATACTCGGTGTCACTGCTCAAACTCTGATTGTCATGGATAGTAAGCTCGGTGGAGTAACTGAACATCAGTAACTGGGCATCCACCGTGGAACCGTTGTAAGTCGGTACAGTCTGAGTAGCCAACATTTCCATGGCTATTTCGGTCACGCTGTCAACAAACGCTTAAACTACCCCAGAAATGCCTCAACTGGTCCACCCCACCTTTTCCATACCCATACAGATATCCACATAAACACAGTGCGACCGACTGTCGAGTTTTGAGTTTACCTAAACCAGATACATAAATCTGGGCTACTTAATCTATGCAATTGTCGTGTTCTTACAACTAGAAATCCATGCAGGCACAGGGCAGGAATGGGTGCATTTTCACTCTCCTTGGTTCTCATGGGTTATTTAAGGCACTAGAGCATTTCAGGTCTATGTAGGAGTGGGCCAGGcttatattttctgtattactAAAGCACAAAGACAAGTGGGCCAGATCAAGCCCAGTCAAGCACACAGTTCACTGGTCGCTTACGCTGTGTTACGGCAGACGATTATACAGGTAGATACCTATAGTCTAACACACGCTCTCTCAATAGCCAGCTGGAGGTGCGGCGTCCATCCAGAACACGTGGTTAACTTTTCCTCATGCACGCCGACATGTTATTGCACTCGATCTCTGGTATGTGAACATTGTGATTTGTTGTTAGAATGAGGTATTATAGCACTCGTCCCTGTTCGTGATGATACCTCGTCACACCACTTAGGCCTATATTTGTCCCGCTAGGGTTAACGCAAGCGAAGACACAGGCCCTATACTTTACCCGTTTAGCCCACAGCGTGCAATAATGCTAGTCTGTAACGTTCTTGTGACCGCCAGGCCTGTATAGCTTGTTGCTCGTAAAATCAGAAgtatatgtgtaggcctatagctgaTCATTAAGTCCTGCGTCACGCCCCTTGATTGAGTAATACCATTCCTCTGCTCACTTCTGTTTTTCACATGAAAAACCAGCCAGCGTGAGTGGTAATGTCCGCTGTCAGTCTCGTATCGTTGTGTGCCTATGACATACCAGCCAATACGCTATCACCGCCCATATCTGAACGAAGCCTGCACTGGCTGGACGTCGGTTGTAGGACTGAGGCCCAGCCGATAGTTCACTTGGCTCTCTGCCGCTCACACTGCAGACAGCCTGACTGAAAGCGGTGGTCATTGATCGATAGCCAGTCCTCCACATAAAACTTACTGGCTAGGATCATTACATACATTATAAAGGGATAAAAAGGTGTTCAGCTTTTAGCGTTGTTCATTGCGTGGGAAGAACAGGTGAATGGCGTGTCAGAAACCGACAACAGAGCGTCAGCAGGTGCGGGATCTTTCAGTTTCAAATTCTAAGGTGTCAGGTAGAGGTTGAATGTATGATATCACTCAAAATCCCTTTCGAAGCCCATAATGTCATAATGACGACGTGACCAGAAGATGTCCTTTtctacactgtttttttttttcaggtaagcCAGCGTTTTTTTCGTCACCGCCTTTTTCTGCTTGTGTCTAAGTGACAGACAAAAAGAGGATGTCAGTAGAAATCCATCTTAGAACTATACTACTGTCAGAAATTACCATTACGTTTTTCTTCAAACGGTTGAACATTTATAGAGGCAACGTTGTTTTCAGgtatgaaattatatttttttcttattccaAATGTAAGGAaaccaaatgatttttttttttttttttttttgattggtgttttacgccgtactcaagaatatttcacttatacgacggcggccagcattatggtgggtggaaaccgggcagagcccgggggaaacccacgaccatccgcaggttgctggcagaccttctcacgtacggccgccagcatgagctagacttgaactcacgaaACCAAATGAGGTCCTTTCATTACCTCGATCGTCCTATATTGCAACTACTGAGGTAGGGAAATGCCCACTATTGGCTTTCATATTATAGAGATGAAGGGATAAACCCGCATTATGTGTCGTTGATAGTCTGGTTGTGGAAATCCTAAAAGTGTAAAATCCAAAAATTGTTTAAGATGATGACGTAAGTGAATTCTGACTGTCCAAATATAGGTCTTAGTTCGTGATCGAGTTTATAGTGAAGAGCGGGGAAACTCGGTCTGCCAAGAAATCATGCAGCGGAGAGTCAAGCACATAGTCTCGCAAAACATGTCTTGTTCACTTTACCAGGTGTCCGGAGATAGTCTGGTAGCGGAAGGCTTCGTAATCTCCCTTGTTTGACGACATGCTTGAATTTCAAGTATTCCGTATTCAGTGACACTGCACCCCTTATACTTCCGCCAgggattttcaaatttttaaaacaaatgcataCAAGTCTGTTCTGGGTTCCTTCCTAGacacaacaacacaaaacagcAGAAAGCTGTGAACTGTTTTGAATTGCCGTTATTGACTCGAAGAGGCAGCAGAAAGTCATTGTAGGCCTTACTATCAGGCAATACTGGTGACTGCGGAAGAGGTCGGCCagtcgatgttgttgttgctgttttgaCACTGATTTCTATCATACCTACTTTACCCCAGAATTACCGTCTTAAGGTAACCTTTTTTAACAAATCCATGTACAGGGAGTTAATTTTGGCGCCAACATTCGCCTCACCGTTTATAACAGATCTATATACAGAGAGTTATTTTTGGCGCCAACACTCgttttaccttttttaacaAATCTATGTATAGGGAGTTATTTTTTGCACCAACACTCCTTTTACCTTCATAAAGCAAATCTAAGAACAGGGAGTTAATTTTGGCGCCAACAATCGTTTTGCCTTTCTTTAACGAATCTGTGTACAGTTATTTTTGGCGCCAACACTCGTTTTAGGTATACTGTGTATTTATTCAATACACTGCATacttgtcactacagcaacTTTCCAACGGCATGAACTTGTCAGGGCATTGAACAAGTATGGATAACTTGATTAAATAAAGTTGGTTCTCACAGGTGAGTGTCCATTAATTGcaagcattaaggggatagagTAACGACTGTTTaaccggtgtcagtataatggattgggtggggcggctttttgccttcgataagtcgtctcagtgaagcagcattggataaaggagcggtggaaatccgtcctgcaacaaggaggcacattacatgcactctaaggattccttcgtcgtcatatgactgaaaaattgttaagtacgacgttaaaccccaagcactcactcactcacttgacCGCTTGAAGTTTGCCACTATGGCACAATTGAATTGCTCAGTACAGTACTATCCAACAGCAGTCTAATTTCCATCATCACGCAACTGCATGGCAATCTTTCACAAAGCTTTTGCACTCCTACGTGACGTGACGTAAATGTGACGTCATTTACAGAGACAAAGCCTGCACGGAAAGTCAACTGCGCAAGTGTTCGCACCCAACCGACCCTTATTGAACACTGACCTTTTATCGAAAATATTTACTTTGATATGAATAACACTAGGTAGTTGGGGGGAGACCACAGTAACGTGCCAAAGACCTTACTTATGTCTAACGGAGTTTGGTGTTTGGATACCTCCCCAAAAATGTGTGAAGCCGCCAGAAACGTGGAGCAAAAGCTAGCAAGCGAGAGCTATCCTCGGTCTGGGTGAACATTATACCGGCGCCTACATACGTTTGGTGCTAAGAGGCGTATAAGTTTTATAAATTACAGATTTAGGGTATACATTTCTAATTCTTTTACACATTCAGGAAAAATAAGACGTTCTTTGTGTGTCTGCAAAGTAACTCCAATATTATGTATCCTTGgggtttttacattttaaagtcCAGTATTGGAATGAGAGGGCATTTAATATCGCAGTCGTTCTTTACATCCCGACATCTAGTCCAAACAAAACGTAATTTAGTGGACAGATGATCACTGGCCTGATAACACTGCTGAACTATGCAGCCATGACTATAACCTGAATAACTTCTGTACCGTACTCTCCCGAAATATCCTCCTGCGGAAACCATTTTTGTGACCTACATTGTCGATAACATGGCGGTGAGCTGTCGAAGAACAATGGGCCTAAAACAGCTGCTCATCACGTTATACCTTTTTCTCAATATCTGCTCCTGTCATGTCACTACATCGCTCTTAAGGCACAAATAAAGCTTAAACTAAACGTAGTTTATATAGacttaccccatactcaagaatatttcacttatgcgacgacagccagcatcaCGGTTAGAGGCAACCGTGCAGACCCAGGA is a genomic window containing:
- the LOC135472572 gene encoding thyrotropin-releasing hormone receptor-like isoform X2, whose translation is MEMLATQTVPTYNGSTVDAQLLMFSYSTELTIHDNQSLSSDTEYVESLVARRLFQIISPILLLLGLVGNVLVILVLGCKRPRQSTTLFYISVLAITDLFVMYTGLLRYWIRSVSDMDIRDISHWGCKIHLFVLYLSMDFSSWILVCVSVERFVGVYFPLKSREWCTIGRARTTLLIVFVCLVGINAHFFWTNGINNDGECGSLTEAYLFFDEYIFVWIDFTVMSIIPFLAMLICNCFIIRSLLKLKKRHKDMSAGLKFPNESPIHVSSTTKMLLVVSFVFLVTTLPMSVYLITDSFYQENKSDKVSAQLDLARAICCLIQYINYAANFYLYCLRAKQFRQALKNLVRHRSERYVCDMVLSEGHAQLMPRDALVPPDAVAAIHRRGTPSNVLNRVIRAA
- the LOC135472572 gene encoding thyrotropin-releasing hormone receptor-like isoform X1, whose translation is MEMLATQTVPTYNGSTVDAQLLMFSYSTELTIHDNQSLSSDTEYVESLVARRLFQIISPILLLLGLVGNVLVILVLGCKRPRQSTTLFYISVLAITDLFVMYTGLLRYWIRSVSDMDIRDISHWGCKIHLFVLYLSMDFSSWILVCVSVERFVGVYFPLKSREWCTIGRARTTLLIVFVCLVGINAHFFWTNGINNDGECGSLTEAYLFFDEYIFVWIDFTVMSIIPFLAMLICNCFIIRSLLKLKKRHKDMSAGLKFPNESPIHVSSTTKMLLVVSFVFLVTTLPMSVYLITDSFYQENKSDKVSAQLDLARAICCLIQYINYAANFYLYCLRAKQFRQALKNLVRHRSERYSIKRVEQSDSSSLKATMNTKQMLPLVETIMSVDMRSSFSNQVEITSLK
- the LOC135472572 gene encoding thyrotropin-releasing hormone receptor-like isoform X3; this translates as MEMLATQTVPTYNGSTVDAQLLMFSYSTELTIHDNQSLSSDTEYVESLVARRLFQIISPILLLLGLVGNVLVILVLGCKRPRQSTTLFYISVLAITDLFVMYTGLLRYWIRSVSDMDIRDISHWGCKIHLFVLYLSMDFSSWILVCVSVERFVGVYFPLKSREWCTIGRARTTLLIVFVCLVGINAHFFWTNGINNDGECGSLTEAYLFFDEYIFVWIDFTVMSIIPFLAMLICNCFIIRSLLKLKKRHKDMSAGLKFPNESPIHVSSTTKMLLVVSFVFLVTTLPMSVYLITDSFYQENKSDKVSAQLDLARAICCLIQYINYAANFYLYCLRAKQFRQALKNLVRHRSERSRSIHKEI